A region of the Cucurbita pepo subsp. pepo cultivar mu-cu-16 chromosome LG14, ASM280686v2, whole genome shotgun sequence genome:
aaaaaaaaaaatactgacATAAGCAGCTTTTAACTGCTAaagtaattcaaatttaaaacgGTGTCAGTCGCTCCACATAATAAGATTTGGACCACCAGAAACTCCTTGGGATTCAATATTCATGTCTAAATTTAGGACCctgataaaaataattattttttaggctaaaattaggtttaaattttcattttaatttggattttgaagaaaggttttgattttgtttacatAATAtcgtttgtttttcttaattttatctgtaataaaaaattataaaaaaagaaaaaatatgattgGTTGGAAGGAAATGGAGGCTCTATTGTGCATgtaaagcaaaaagaaaaataaaaataaaaaagaaataataataatttatttataataaataaaaaaataatattaaattagaagaaagagagagagagagagagagggcaATTGAATTGGCGGTCGTGATTACCAAtgtgagaaagaaagagagggattTGACCGGACACCGGAATGCAACCGGCTAAAATGGAATACAAGGCAAATGGGACCTCTGTTTTCTCTATAAATCTCTCCGCTGCATGCTTTCCATCAAAGAGACACTTCTTTCATTCACCCTCTGCTCTCCTCacttctagagagagaaaagctAGAAGGGCAATTATGGAATGTGGAGGAAGTTCAGCCGCCGCCGCAggaggaggcggcggcggcggaggcggcggAGATGGTTTCCATAGCTACAGAAGGCAACACTCTAAGCCAACCTCTGGTATTTTCAACTCTCTATTCCCCCTTTTGCccctcctcttctttttcttcatatctTCTTCTTGCATGCCTGTACTCAAATGCTAAAATCCTatctcggttggagaggggacaatgtattttttataagggtgttgactacgttttaaaaccacgGAAGatctgaaagaaaaaactcaaataaaacaatatctactagcggtgaattTAAANTTTATAGCATATGGCAAACCAATCACTTCCCGAAGGGTACTAGCCTTCgtattatttaactaaaataataatatagttttttttttcttttcgaatatttattctttttgttttttcattttttagacgTTTAGAGGTGTATGTTTGCATGTATTATACCCATAGTTTTAGattcaaggttttttttttttttttttaatttttaattttagagagagaagagaaggagagagaaatgaagagtGTGAGTGGGGTCCACCGGACCCCACTCCGacatagaaaaattattagatgaGACTGTCACAATCTAATTTAGAACTAATTGATAATTAGTCTATTATTGCATGTGCTTAGAGGGTTCGcataaaaatagattttttttttttaatttttttaatttaatgcactttataaatttattaaattaaaatatacgaGAAGAGgaagggttttttttattttttaatttttttttcgttttaaatctttttatttttttatttaatctgaTGAGTGAGTTGGCAGTGTTGGTGACGTGGCTAATAAAGAGacaaaaagtgttttttttcggcccttttcattttccagAACTGAACTAACTACCTGTCTCTGTTGCCTTTCCTCACTCGCCTTATGCGACGCGTGCGCGCGTGACTAACTCTGTCGCCGTTATCTTACCGCCTACCAACTGGCCACCCTTTCTATTCGCTGGCTGTTTTTTCTGTTCtcctaattatttttctttatttattaacaaaattaataaaaatagtttttacttccatttttaaaaatatttttaaactttccaaaattttaatgttattctttaaaattttaaaataccttttaaattaaataataatttaaaatataatcatcctcccatttcaattttttttttttatcaatttccttacattttttaatttaaaaaaaaacatatttaattatttttaaaaggtagtgtattaatgaatttttattaaagatttatttttaaacactattttaaatttaataaaataaattattaataattttcactattatttatgtatttatttaagggcttaattttttggtttttaaaattttaattttagtccTATTTTGAAAaggttaatttttaattatatttctttgtGACTGTTAAAAAGTTTAACCGTTTGGTTTTAGGGTTGAACCACCACCTCACAAACGGTGCAACCGCCACTGGCAACTCCCCTGCTACCTGCCACGTGCCGGTCACTGGTGCCAACAACGAGCAGAGCCAACAATGCATGGTGCGAGAGCAAGACCAATACATGCCGATTGCTAATGTGATACGCATCATGCGACGAATTTTACCCTCTCATGCAAAGATATCCGACGATGCCAAGGAGACCATCCAAGAATGTGTATCGGAGTACATCAGCTTCATTACTGGAGAGGCTAACGAGCGATGCCAACGGGAGCAACGCAAGACAGTGACAGCAGAGGATGTCCTTTGGG
Encoded here:
- the LOC111810808 gene encoding nuclear transcription factor Y subunit B-9-like translates to MQPAKMEYKANGTSVFSINLSAACFPSKRHFFHSPSALLTSRERKARRAIMECGGSSAAAAGGGGGGGGGGDGFHSYRRQHSKPTSGLNHHLTNGATATGNSPATCHVPVTGANNEQSQQCMVREQDQYMPIANVIRIMRRILPSHAKISDDAKETIQECVSEYISFITGEANERCQREQRKTVTAEDVLWAMGKLGFDDYIEPLTMFLNRYRESESDRVRTEPILRRNVDYVPQVGMMPPYGQAFPLGHTSTGMFDAMGGYYGGGRSGGTSSGNGNQL